One Ignavibacteria bacterium genomic window carries:
- a CDS encoding dehydrogenase E1 component subunit alpha/beta: MAQLSITDTEEKNKEKNKREVFIKFDRKNFDDDTLIRLYKAILLPRMIEEKMLLNLRLGKVSKWFSGIGQEAISVGVAEAMESDEYILPMHRNLGIFTSRKLPLDKLFMQLQGKYDGFSKARERSFHFGTNEHHIVGMISHLGPQLAIADGIALACSLNVKAKKDKAKITTVFTGDGGTSEGDFHEALNVAAVWDLPVVFIIENNCYGLSTPVNEQYKCTSLYTKAEGYGMEGMQIDGNNILTVYETMKNLSKSIKKKQKPVLLECMTFRMRGHEEASGTKYVPKNLFDEWGKKDPVTNYENFLLNEAVITEDFVKETRKEFKKEIESALDAAFSAPNVIANTEDELKDIYEPYEQIVIKPGSSAKSSKRFVDAISDGLKLAMEKYDNLILMGQDIAEYGGVFKITENFYKEFGKDRVRNTPLCESAIIGAALGLSVKHYKAMVEMQFADFVTSGFNQIVNNLAKIHYRWGQNADVVIRMPCGAGVGAGPFHSQSNEAWFFHTPGLKIFYPSNPYDAKGMMIAAFEDPNPVMFFEHKALYRSLKEDIPDDYYTIEIGKASIVKSGEEVSIITYGLGVQWAKNFAEKNPDIDCEIIDLRTLIPLDKETIINSVKKTGKVIILHEDTLTGGIGGEISAIISENCFEYLDAPVVRSAGLDTPVPFALELEQNFFPIKRFEEQIRKLVEY, translated from the coding sequence ATGGCACAGCTTTCAATTACTGACACAGAAGAAAAAAATAAAGAAAAAAATAAAAGAGAAGTTTTCATAAAATTCGACAGAAAGAATTTTGATGACGATACTCTAATCAGATTATACAAAGCAATTTTATTGCCGAGAATGATTGAGGAGAAGATGTTACTGAATCTTCGTCTCGGAAAGGTTAGCAAATGGTTTTCGGGAATCGGGCAGGAAGCAATTTCTGTCGGCGTTGCCGAAGCAATGGAATCAGATGAATATATTTTGCCGATGCATAGAAACCTTGGTATTTTCACTTCGCGCAAGCTTCCTCTTGATAAATTATTTATGCAGCTTCAGGGAAAGTATGACGGGTTCTCAAAAGCCCGCGAGCGTTCGTTTCACTTCGGAACGAATGAGCATCATATTGTCGGCATGATTTCACATCTTGGTCCCCAGCTTGCAATTGCAGACGGTATTGCACTTGCGTGTTCTTTGAATGTGAAAGCAAAAAAGGATAAAGCGAAGATTACGACTGTGTTCACCGGTGACGGCGGAACGAGCGAAGGTGATTTTCACGAAGCGTTAAACGTTGCTGCGGTATGGGATTTACCTGTTGTATTTATAATTGAAAATAATTGTTACGGCTTATCCACTCCCGTGAACGAGCAGTATAAATGCACAAGCTTATACACAAAAGCTGAAGGTTACGGAATGGAAGGAATGCAAATTGACGGAAATAATATTCTGACTGTTTATGAAACGATGAAAAATCTTTCCAAGTCAATCAAGAAAAAACAAAAACCTGTTTTGCTTGAGTGCATGACGTTCAGAATGCGCGGACATGAAGAAGCATCGGGAACAAAATATGTTCCGAAAAATTTATTCGATGAATGGGGAAAGAAAGATCCTGTAACGAACTATGAAAATTTTTTATTGAATGAAGCTGTAATTACCGAAGACTTTGTAAAAGAAACAAGAAAAGAATTTAAAAAAGAAATTGAGTCAGCGCTTGATGCTGCGTTCAGCGCGCCAAATGTTATTGCAAACACCGAAGATGAATTAAAAGACATTTATGAACCTTATGAACAGATTGTTATTAAGCCCGGCTCGAGTGCAAAGTCATCAAAAAGATTTGTCGATGCAATCTCTGATGGTCTTAAGCTTGCAATGGAAAAATATGATAATTTAATTTTAATGGGACAGGATATTGCAGAGTACGGCGGTGTGTTTAAAATTACTGAGAATTTTTATAAAGAATTTGGCAAAGACCGGGTTCGTAATACCCCATTATGTGAATCTGCAATCATCGGCGCAGCATTAGGTTTATCGGTTAAGCACTACAAGGCGATGGTCGAGATGCAATTTGCTGATTTTGTTACATCGGGATTCAACCAAATCGTGAATAACCTTGCAAAGATTCATTACCGTTGGGGACAGAATGCTGACGTCGTTATCAGAATGCCCTGCGGCGCAGGTGTTGGCGCAGGACCTTTTCACTCGCAATCAAACGAAGCGTGGTTTTTCCATACACCGGGATTAAAAATATTTTATCCATCAAATCCATACGATGCAAAAGGAATGATGATTGCCGCATTTGAAGATCCGAATCCTGTTATGTTCTTCGAGCATAAGGCATTATATAGGAGCTTGAAAGAAGATATTCCTGATGATTATTATACAATCGAAATCGGGAAAGCAAGCATTGTTAAATCCGGTGAGGAAGTTTCAATCATAACTTACGGGCTTGGTGTTCAGTGGGCAAAAAACTTTGCAGAAAAAAATCCTGACATAGATTGTGAGATAATTGATTTGCGAACTTTGATTCCTCTTGATAAAGAAACAATTATTAACTCGGTTAAGAAAACAGGAAAAGTTATCATACTTCACGAAGATACTTTAACCGGCGGAATAGGCGGAGAAATTTCTGCAATTATTTCTGAAAATTGTTTTGAGTATCTCGATGCACCGGTTGTTCGTTCAGCAGGACTCGATACACCCGTTCCTTTTGCCTTAGAGCTTGAGCAAAACTTTTTCCCGATTAAAAGATTCGAAGAACAAATCAGAAAGCTTGTTGAGTATTAA
- a CDS encoding ferritin, translated as MSQKLHDELNLQINRELSSEYDYLAMAAYFESQNLDGFTNFFKVQAAEEHFHAMKIFNFVNAMDGRVILKALKEPKAEYNSIYDVFEAAMKQEKFIADCIDNLMDMAIKDNNHAVMSFMKWYVDEQVEEIDLFNRLIAKVKLVGNEGHGILMLDNELSKRQAPPEVLSIRTDTGE; from the coding sequence ATGTCACAAAAGTTACATGATGAGTTAAATTTGCAGATAAACAGGGAGCTTTCATCTGAATATGATTACCTGGCGATGGCAGCTTATTTTGAATCTCAAAACCTTGATGGCTTCACGAACTTTTTCAAGGTTCAGGCCGCTGAAGAGCATTTCCATGCAATGAAGATTTTTAATTTCGTGAATGCTATGGATGGAAGAGTAATTCTTAAAGCACTCAAAGAACCAAAAGCCGAATACAATTCCATTTATGATGTATTTGAAGCGGCAATGAAACAGGAAAAGTTCATAGCTGACTGCATAGATAACCTTATGGACATGGCAATTAAAGATAACAATCACGCAGTAATGAGTTTCATGAAATGGTATGTAGATGAACAGGTAGAAGAAATTGATTTGTTCAATAGACTGATTGCAAAAGTTAAGCTGGTTGGTAATGAGGGGCACGGTATTCTTATGCTTGATAATGAGCTTTCAAAAAGACAGGCGCCTCCTGAAGTTCTTTCAATCAGAACCGATACAGGCGAGTAA
- the creD gene encoding cell envelope integrity protein CreD, translating into MENQDSGGSHFVRTFANSLAFKIIVIVGLIFFLLIPSAFIGSLIEERQEVKDAAFTEVSSNWGGKQNIGGPVLYIPYVKTIKDTNGKINTYEDIVKILPLNLSIDGKVDSELRNRGIYKFTLYTTHNKVTGKFDLSHIPDIDTNNTRLKWNEAYVLFGISDMKGIKDNIRLKWNDMQTQFSAGLISADVFDAGVSSSVNVIPFEINNFEIDLTLNGSESLTFLPLGKETNVNITSNWGDPSFTGNFLPEERKITDTSFEASWKVLDLNRNYQQSWIRKNNKVEIASSAFGLNFFVPLNGYTEVMRAVKYVLMFIGLTFIIFFFVEYLGKKRIHPIQYTLVGFSLVVFYLLLLSISEHLQFNLAYLISSASIILLIGLYSLSVLKSKKFAFFISLALTALYGFLYILLLNEDYSLLIGSIGIFVVLAVIMYFLRNINWYKANRLQQA; encoded by the coding sequence ATGGAAAACCAAGACAGTGGCGGAAGTCATTTTGTCCGGACATTTGCAAATTCGTTAGCATTTAAAATTATTGTTATTGTCGGATTAATATTTTTTCTTTTAATTCCATCGGCGTTTATTGGCTCGCTTATAGAAGAAAGACAGGAAGTCAAAGATGCGGCATTCACGGAAGTTTCATCAAACTGGGGCGGCAAGCAAAATATCGGCGGTCCCGTTCTTTACATTCCTTATGTGAAAACAATCAAAGATACAAACGGGAAAATTAATACTTACGAAGACATTGTGAAAATTTTGCCTTTGAACCTGAGTATCGACGGTAAAGTAGATTCGGAGCTCAGAAACAGAGGTATATATAAATTTACTTTATACACAACTCACAATAAAGTTACCGGCAAGTTTGACCTTAGCCATATTCCCGACATTGATACAAACAACACACGTCTCAAATGGAATGAAGCATATGTTCTTTTCGGTATCAGCGACATGAAAGGAATAAAAGATAATATTCGCTTGAAATGGAATGATATGCAGACGCAGTTTTCTGCAGGATTGATATCGGCAGATGTTTTTGATGCAGGCGTAAGCTCAAGTGTGAATGTTATTCCTTTTGAAATAAATAATTTTGAAATTGACCTTACTCTAAACGGCAGTGAGAGCTTGACGTTTCTTCCGCTCGGGAAAGAAACGAACGTGAACATCACATCAAACTGGGGAGACCCGAGCTTTACAGGAAATTTCCTGCCCGAAGAAAGAAAAATTACAGATACCAGCTTTGAAGCAAGCTGGAAAGTTCTTGACCTGAATAGAAACTACCAGCAAAGCTGGATAAGAAAAAACAATAAAGTAGAAATTGCATCATCTGCATTCGGACTTAATTTCTTTGTTCCGCTGAATGGTTACACTGAAGTAATGCGCGCTGTAAAATATGTGTTGATGTTCATCGGGCTGACTTTCATTATTTTCTTTTTCGTGGAATATCTCGGCAAGAAAAGAATTCACCCGATTCAATATACGCTCGTCGGATTCTCTCTGGTTGTTTTTTATCTGCTTTTGCTATCAATATCAGAGCATCTGCAATTTAACTTAGCGTATCTCATTTCGAGCGCAAGCATAATCTTACTTATAGGGCTTTATTCCCTAAGCGTGCTCAAAAGCAAAAAGTTTGCATTCTTCATCAGCTTAGCACTGACTGCACTGTATGGGTTCTTATATATTCTATTGCTTAACGAAGATTACTCATTATTAATCGGAAGCATCGGAATATTTGTTGTGCTTGCGGTGATAATGTATTTCCTGCGAAACATAAATTGGTATAAGGCAAACCGGCTTCAGCAGGCATAA
- a CDS encoding DUF6150 family protein, protein MKSLFIFLFLIIAACEANSQVVFVTGWKSDADKQVYISEWKSDADMLVYVTDWKVDAKPNSGMWYFTEWKSDADWQIYFTSWKSDADIIIKFTSWKSEAGWTDKGKKKFGLN, encoded by the coding sequence ATGAAATCATTATTTATTTTTCTTTTTTTGATTATTGCGGCCTGCGAGGCAAACTCGCAGGTTGTGTTTGTTACGGGTTGGAAGTCGGATGCCGACAAGCAGGTCTATATTTCCGAATGGAAAAGCGATGCGGATATGCTTGTATATGTAACCGACTGGAAAGTTGATGCGAAACCAAACTCAGGCATGTGGTATTTTACAGAGTGGAAGTCTGATGCCGACTGGCAGATTTATTTTACAAGCTGGAAAAGTGACGCTGACATAATTATAAAATTCACATCATGGAAATCCGAAGCCGGCTGGACAGATAAGGGTAAGAAAAAATTCGGATTGAACTAA
- a CDS encoding YCF48-related protein, translating to MNPILTKLKLFLFLLIANCTLLIANSNAQWTFINPYPTTEDIFSIATPAPNKIVGITNFIGDAVISTNAGANWTTVPVGDGIIRAINFVDANTGYAAGAFTEMLFKTTNGGFNWFHLAGSPDTTKYGVHFANHLTGWCVGFNGFIMRTTNGGVNWVSQTNPGITTSTLYGVFAPGSLLVHVVGNANSVLRSTDGGSTWVNHPQIFPTSTDYRGVRFIGTSNGMICGSGKRIAITTNSGVNWTVSYNPGGSVLLWSIDRDYLGNVIAVGASGTIIRSTNDGATWSETTAPGFTGTLYNVKFDGNNTAYAAGADGKVFRTTNAGANWTEVSKSFSTASIQGMSFLNINTGYAVAANGFISKTTNAGISWTTQTSPVTTQLEQVQMIDANNAYICGYSGKILKTTNGGTNWIDLGGTATNELLDLDFLDANTGFVAGQSSQVLKTTNGGVNWTNINIPGNVLIYGVDFVNANTGWVDGVGEVIYKTTNGGTSWTLQWDGSSLGLYGLSMVDENNGVAGGSSGLVLWTSNGGTTWTPATTQPASTVWDVKMRNALSGYAGGASGYVYKTVDGGRNWTQETRITINTFNTVTISGDGYGLATGNSGTMIRSLTPLVGITPVTSEIPAEYKLMQNYPNPFNPTTNIEFRIVNFGFAKLTVYDVTGKLVRTLVNENLSPGSYNVEFDATSLSSGIYFYRLETNNFSESKRMMLIK from the coding sequence ATGAATCCTATTCTTACAAAACTAAAACTATTTTTGTTTCTTCTTATTGCTAATTGCACATTGTTAATTGCAAATTCTAATGCTCAGTGGACTTTCATAAACCCGTATCCGACGACGGAAGATATTTTCAGCATTGCCACTCCTGCTCCGAATAAAATTGTCGGCATAACAAATTTTATCGGTGATGCAGTTATCAGCACGAATGCAGGTGCTAATTGGACGACCGTTCCAGTTGGTGACGGTATAATCCGCGCAATAAATTTTGTTGATGCAAACACGGGATATGCAGCCGGAGCATTTACGGAAATGCTTTTCAAGACGACTAACGGCGGATTTAACTGGTTTCATCTTGCCGGCTCGCCCGATACAACAAAATACGGAGTTCATTTTGCAAACCATCTCACAGGATGGTGCGTAGGGTTTAATGGTTTCATAATGAGAACAACTAACGGCGGAGTGAACTGGGTTTCGCAAACAAACCCGGGAATTACAACTTCAACATTGTATGGAGTTTTCGCTCCGGGTTCGCTTCTTGTTCACGTTGTCGGAAATGCAAACTCTGTCTTGCGTTCGACTGACGGCGGAAGCACGTGGGTGAATCATCCGCAGATTTTCCCAACAAGCACAGATTATCGCGGAGTTAGATTTATCGGAACATCGAACGGTATGATTTGCGGTTCAGGAAAAAGAATTGCCATAACCACAAACAGCGGAGTTAACTGGACTGTATCATATAATCCGGGAGGTTCTGTTTTGCTTTGGTCAATCGACAGGGATTATCTTGGTAACGTAATAGCAGTTGGCGCAAGCGGAACAATCATTCGTTCGACAAATGACGGCGCAACATGGAGCGAAACAACAGCCCCTGGATTCACCGGAACATTGTATAACGTTAAGTTTGATGGTAACAATACTGCTTATGCTGCAGGCGCAGACGGAAAAGTTTTTAGAACGACAAACGCAGGCGCAAACTGGACTGAAGTAAGCAAGAGCTTCTCAACTGCATCAATTCAGGGAATGAGTTTCTTGAATATAAACACAGGTTATGCAGTTGCTGCAAATGGTTTTATAAGCAAAACAACAAACGCGGGAATTTCATGGACAACACAAACTTCACCCGTAACTACTCAGCTTGAACAAGTACAGATGATTGACGCGAACAATGCATACATCTGCGGATACTCGGGAAAAATTTTAAAGACAACAAACGGCGGAACAAACTGGATTGATCTTGGAGGAACAGCTACAAATGAATTATTGGATTTAGACTTTTTGGATGCTAACACGGGATTTGTTGCAGGGCAGAGCAGTCAGGTATTGAAAACAACAAACGGCGGAGTGAACTGGACTAACATAAACATCCCCGGAAATGTTTTAATATACGGAGTTGATTTTGTGAATGCAAACACCGGCTGGGTTGACGGTGTCGGAGAAGTTATTTATAAAACCACAAACGGCGGAACAAGCTGGACTTTGCAGTGGGATGGGTCTTCACTCGGTTTATACGGATTATCTATGGTTGATGAGAATAATGGTGTTGCAGGCGGTTCAAGCGGACTTGTGCTATGGACATCTAACGGTGGTACAACATGGACACCGGCAACCACGCAGCCTGCTTCTACTGTTTGGGATGTGAAAATGCGAAACGCGCTTTCAGGTTATGCAGGCGGTGCAAGCGGTTATGTTTATAAAACAGTTGATGGCGGAAGAAACTGGACTCAGGAAACAAGGATTACGATTAATACTTTTAATACTGTTACAATTTCAGGTGACGGTTATGGTTTGGCAACGGGAAATTCAGGAACAATGATTCGTTCGCTCACACCTCTTGTTGGAATTACTCCTGTTACAAGTGAAATTCCTGCTGAATATAAATTGATGCAGAATTATCCCAATCCATTTAATCCGACCACCAATATCGAATTTCGGATTGTGAATTTCGGATTTGCAAAACTAACCGTGTATGATGTAACAGGTAAATTGGTTAGAACATTAGTAAATGAAAATTTATCACCCGGAAGTTATAATGTTGAATTTGATGCGACTTCACTTTCAAGCGGAATATATTTCTACAGATTGGAAACAAATAACTTTTCCGAAAGTAAAAGAATGATGTTAATAAAATAA
- the lpcA gene encoding D-sedoheptulose 7-phosphate isomerase, protein MDSIKDNFLEAKKVLDDFIFDPENFERVKKAGDLMVTAVKSGNKIISCGNGGSMCDAMHFAEEMTGRFRDERKALPAIAISDVSHITCTGNDYGFDFIFSRYVEALGNKGDVLLALSTSGNSKNILNAIDSAKTKGMKVVGLTGKDGGKMAEFCDIEIRAPKSNYSDRVQEIHIKVIHSLIDYIEKNL, encoded by the coding sequence ATGGATTCAATTAAAGACAATTTTTTAGAGGCAAAGAAAGTTTTAGATGATTTTATTTTTGACCCTGAGAATTTTGAACGGGTGAAAAAAGCCGGTGATTTAATGGTTACAGCCGTGAAATCGGGAAACAAAATTATATCCTGCGGAAACGGCGGTTCGATGTGCGATGCAATGCACTTCGCAGAAGAAATGACAGGAAGATTCAGAGACGAAAGAAAAGCACTTCCTGCAATCGCAATATCTGATGTCTCGCATATTACCTGCACAGGAAATGATTACGGTTTTGATTTTATTTTTTCAAGATATGTTGAGGCGCTGGGAAACAAGGGTGACGTTCTTCTAGCACTCAGCACAAGCGGAAACTCAAAAAATATATTGAATGCAATTGATTCGGCAAAGACGAAAGGAATGAAAGTTGTCGGACTTACAGGTAAAGACGGAGGTAAGATGGCTGAGTTTTGCGATATTGAAATTCGCGCGCCGAAATCGAATTACTCAGACCGAGTGCAGGAGATACATATAAAGGTAATTCATTCGCTAATCGATTATATAGAGAAGAATTTATAA
- a CDS encoding tetratricopeptide repeat protein: protein MIAKYREIKANEPDIYNFKEGQLNSLGYTFLQGGNFDAAIAVLKLNVEEYPNSFNVYDSLGEAYMLKGDKVNAILNYEKSLELNPDNENARNMISKMNQ, encoded by the coding sequence ATGATTGCTAAGTATAGAGAGATAAAAGCAAATGAACCTGACATATATAATTTCAAGGAAGGTCAGTTGAATTCCCTTGGTTATACATTTTTACAAGGCGGTAATTTCGATGCAGCAATTGCCGTATTAAAACTTAATGTTGAAGAATATCCTAACTCATTTAACGTTTATGACAGCCTGGGAGAAGCTTACATGCTAAAAGGCGACAAGGTGAATGCAATATTGAATTATGAAAAATCTCTTGAGCTTAATCCTGATAACGAGAATGCAAGAAACATGATTTCAAAGATGAATCAGTAA
- a CDS encoding DUF559 domain-containing protein, which produces MNEKEKILWLLLKDKTYSGLRFKRQHQIGKYVLDFYCEEQKIALELEDGFKDDKKSLYHSLRKDFFRSNGIKVIKLPESSLQSEIKHLLNKILYKKRKTK; this is translated from the coding sequence ATGAATGAAAAGGAAAAAATTTTATGGCTTCTTCTGAAAGATAAAACTTACAGCGGTCTCAGATTCAAAAGACAGCACCAAATCGGAAAATATGTTCTCGACTTTTACTGCGAAGAACAAAAAATTGCTTTAGAGCTTGAAGATGGATTTAAGGATGACAAAAAAAGCTTATACCATTCTTTAAGAAAAGATTTTTTTCGTTCAAACGGTATTAAAGTAATCAAACTTCCCGAATCTTCATTACAAAGTGAAATTAAACATCTGTTAAATAAAATACTCTATAAAAAAAGGAAAACAAAATGA
- a CDS encoding glucose-6-phosphate isomerase, which translates to MDFIKVNKEYISSFFSDDELRKVQAEVFNADNSLTYGTGKGSDFHGWMDLPARISESEINDIKYCAENLRSISSAVVVIGIGGSYLGARAVIEALSPSFKNKFEKGNPDILYAGHNLSEEYLHELLSLLSGIDYSIIVISKSGTTIEPAVAFRLLKNHIETKYGKDEARKRIVAVTDKSKGALKKLADEEGYKTFVIPDNVGGRFSVLTPVGLLPVACAGIDISGLLQGAKDILNHINKEKDFFNNPACLYAGLRNILYRSWKEIEIMVSYEPKLGYLIEWWKQLYGESEGKQRKGLFPVGVNFTTDLHSLGQIIQDGKKNFFETVLWVDRTNAEIKIPEAQNDPDGLNYLSDKRISYINEKAMLGTVQAHTQGSVPNILIKIPELNAYYIGQLIYFFERACGISGYMLGVNPFDQPGVEAYKKEMKKLL; encoded by the coding sequence ATGGATTTCATAAAAGTAAATAAAGAATACATATCTTCATTTTTTTCTGATGATGAACTTAGAAAAGTTCAGGCGGAAGTTTTTAACGCTGATAATTCTTTAACATATGGAACGGGTAAAGGCAGTGATTTCCACGGATGGATGGATTTGCCGGCAAGGATTTCAGAGAGTGAGATTAATGATATAAAATACTGTGCCGAAAACTTGCGTTCAATTTCTTCGGCAGTCGTTGTCATAGGCATAGGCGGTTCGTATCTCGGTGCAAGAGCGGTTATTGAAGCATTAAGCCCGTCGTTCAAAAATAAATTTGAAAAAGGTAATCCCGATATTCTATACGCTGGGCATAACTTGAGTGAAGAATACCTTCACGAACTTCTGAGTTTATTAAGCGGAATTGATTATTCCATCATTGTTATTTCAAAATCAGGAACGACAATTGAACCTGCAGTCGCTTTCAGATTGCTGAAAAATCATATTGAAACAAAATACGGCAAGGATGAAGCAAGAAAAAGAATCGTAGCGGTCACCGATAAATCAAAAGGAGCATTAAAAAAACTTGCGGATGAAGAGGGCTACAAGACTTTCGTAATTCCCGATAATGTCGGCGGAAGATTTTCAGTTTTGACTCCTGTTGGATTGCTTCCTGTTGCATGCGCTGGAATTGACATATCCGGTTTGCTTCAAGGAGCAAAAGATATTTTAAACCATATTAATAAAGAAAAAGATTTTTTTAATAATCCTGCATGTTTGTATGCCGGGCTGAGAAATATTTTATACCGAAGCTGGAAAGAAATAGAAATTATGGTAAGCTATGAACCTAAACTTGGTTATCTTATCGAATGGTGGAAACAATTATATGGTGAGAGCGAGGGAAAACAAAGGAAAGGATTATTTCCGGTAGGAGTAAATTTCACGACTGACCTTCACTCACTTGGTCAAATTATTCAGGACGGCAAAAAGAATTTTTTCGAGACTGTTCTATGGGTTGATAGGACAAACGCCGAAATAAAGATTCCCGAAGCACAAAATGATCCGGATGGATTGAATTATCTGTCGGATAAACGAATCAGTTATATAAATGAAAAAGCAATGCTTGGCACAGTTCAGGCGCATACGCAGGGAAGCGTTCCTAATATCCTCATTAAAATTCCTGAATTAAATGCATATTACATCGGTCAATTAATATATTTCTTTGAGCGTGCCTGCGGTATCAGCGGATACATGTTAGGAGTCAACCCATTCGACCAGCCCGGTGTGGAAGCATATAAAAAAGAAATGAAAAAACTATTATGA
- the purT gene encoding formate-dependent phosphoribosylglycinamide formyltransferase — MKKILLLGSGELGKEFTIAVKRLGHQVIAVDSYNNAPAQQVTNEREVINMLDGNELDRIVAKHKPDIIIPEIEAIRTEKLFDYESVGIQVVPSARAVNYTMNRKAIRDLAAKELGLKTAKYKYASTLDEFKNAIKEIGIPCVVKPLMSSSGKGQSTIKSESDIEKAWEYATTKGRGDFNEIIIEEFIDFKFEITLLTVTQKNGETLFCAPIGHRQERGDYQESWQPCPMDEKLLKKAQDIAREVTKALTGAGIWGVEFFISDDDVYFSELSPRPHDTGMVTLAGTQQFNEFELHARAVLGLPINEIKLLKNGVSAVILADEEGIENPQYTGLDEALKEKNSDVKIFGKPVTRKFRRMGVALTFGDEGESMDTLRERAKSIASKVKVIK; from the coding sequence TTGAAAAAAATTTTACTGCTTGGCTCAGGTGAGCTGGGAAAAGAATTTACAATCGCTGTCAAGCGACTCGGACATCAGGTCATTGCTGTTGATTCATATAACAACGCGCCTGCACAGCAGGTAACGAATGAACGCGAAGTTATAAACATGCTTGACGGCAACGAACTCGATAGAATCGTTGCGAAGCATAAGCCCGATATTATCATTCCCGAAATAGAAGCAATCAGAACAGAAAAATTATTTGATTATGAATCGGTCGGAATACAGGTTGTTCCGAGCGCAAGAGCGGTGAACTATACAATGAACCGAAAAGCAATCCGCGATTTAGCCGCAAAAGAACTCGGACTTAAAACTGCTAAGTATAAATATGCCTCAACACTTGATGAGTTTAAAAATGCAATTAAAGAAATCGGCATTCCTTGCGTTGTGAAACCTTTGATGTCATCATCGGGCAAAGGACAGTCAACTATTAAATCTGAAAGTGACATTGAGAAAGCCTGGGAATATGCAACAACAAAAGGTCGCGGAGATTTTAATGAAATAATAATTGAGGAGTTTATTGATTTCAAATTTGAAATCACGCTGCTCACGGTTACACAAAAAAACGGCGAGACGTTATTTTGCGCGCCGATTGGCCACAGACAGGAACGAGGTGACTATCAGGAAAGCTGGCAGCCGTGTCCGATGGATGAAAAGCTTTTGAAGAAAGCACAGGACATAGCAAGGGAAGTTACAAAAGCGTTAACGGGTGCAGGAATCTGGGGAGTTGAGTTTTTTATTTCAGATGATGATGTTTATTTTTCAGAGCTTTCCCCAAGACCTCACGATACGGGAATGGTAACACTTGCAGGGACACAGCAGTTTAATGAATTCGAGCTTCATGCAAGGGCAGTTCTTGGTCTGCCGATTAACGAAATTAAGCTCTTGAAAAACGGAGTCAGTGCAGTTATACTTGCAGATGAAGAAGGTATAGAAAATCCGCAATACACAGGACTTGATGAAGCATTGAAAGAAAAAAATTCTGATGTAAAAATTTTTGGAAAGCCGGTTACAAGAAAATTCAGACGGATGGGAGTAGCGCTGACGTTTGGTGATGAAGGTGAGAGTATGGATACATTACGAGAACGTGCCAAAAGCATTGCATCAAAAGTAAAGGTAATCAAATGA